A single genomic interval of Eurosta solidaginis isolate ZX-2024a chromosome 3, ASM4086904v1, whole genome shotgun sequence harbors:
- the ENGase gene encoding cytosolic endo-beta-N-acetylglucosaminidase isoform X2, with protein MQNFSLEDQLEAEAIHSNEQLLSFELRSKDIKWQKYVTPLAPRISPVYLQRQFHILSNYREPIGNHNRREVIVCHDMMGNYLEDRHFHSSKKYDDYRFYHWPGIDYFCYFSHNYITIPPCGWLNAAHKHGVRVLGTFIAESDHAQLLHEVLQSKDMVDKIVDAMVKLCKHYCFEGWLINVECKVKLEDMDNLYYLVERLRTCVENDVEHGVVFWYDSIIDTGELSWQNEINAKNVRFFRAANGMLINYTWNDKSLEMTTEICERSQSQCQRVFFGIDVFGRGQIAKFQSKQTLARIVSHRFSTGIFAPAWTYETLQMFGYNIKQPLGDDSVNDAFLRRNEKFWCSLWEHLATHPYSTLPFYTDFCMGSGKHTFVNGNSKLSASGSGGGDGEQFFNLSRCSLQPSVPLYELAERFYADAFNGGSCLRILQYNNSFRIFATDFHLQNGGLVFAYAFKLRPNDGEFDCILRFCTRNNARDCYLFMGDYYNTTNLQKGRCYVSPLKSKYNNLLSSNMLDTAKIPKEFSLPNNSHNGWRVRYYVVAFDGAIQVKDIGVLYRRSAEAIDTAYLGAVHLNECDVNTLDFPRDSNIALIQVYGEDLLN; from the exons atgCAAAATTTTTCACTTGAAGATCAATTGGAAGCCGAAGCAATTCACTCCAACGAACAGCTTTTATCCTTCGAATTACGTAGTAAGGACATCAAATGGCAAAAATATGTGACACCATTAGCTCCTCGCATCTCACCTGTTTATCTACAAAGGCAATTTCATATTCTAAGCAACTATCGTGAACCAATTGGTAATCATAATAGACGTGAAGTTATAGTCTGTCACGATATGATGGGAAATTACCTTGAAGATCG ACACTTTCACTCATCAAAGAAATATGATGATTATCGTTTTTACCATTGGCCCGGTATTGACTATTTTTGTTACTTTAGTCATAATTATATTACAATACCACCGTGTGGTTGGTTAAACGCAGCACATAAGCATGGTGTACGAGTTTTGG gTACATTTATTGCCGAAAGTGACCACGCCCAACTGTTGCATGAAGTATTGCAGTCCAAAGATATGGTTGATAAGATTGTTGATGCTATGGTTAAGTTATGCAAGCATTACTGCTTCGAGGGTTGGCTAATAAATGTCGAATGCAAAGTTAAACTAGAAGATATGGATAACCTTTA CTACCTCGTCGAACGCTTGCGCACCTGCGTTGAAAATGACGTAGAACATGGTGTAGTTTTTTGGTATGACAGCATCATCGATACAGGCGAATTGAGTTGGCAAAATGAGATTAATGCTAAGAATGTACGTTTTTTTCGTGCTGCTAATGGTATGCTAATCAATTATACATGGAATGATAAAAGTCTTGAGATGACAACAGAAATTTGTGAACGTTCACAATCTCAATGTCAACGCGTTTTTTTTGGCATCGATGTTTTTGGACGTGGACAAATTGCCAAATTTCAAAGTAAACAAACATTGGCACGTATTGTGAGTCATCGCTTTTCCACAGGCATTTTTGCGCCAGCCTGGACATATGAAACATTACAAATGTTTGGTTATAATATAAAACAACCATTGGGTGATGATAGTGTGAATGATGCTTTTTTGAGACGTAATGAAAAATTTTGGTGTTCCTTATGGGAACATTTAGCTACACATCCTTACAGCACGCTGCCTTTTTATACAGACTTTTGTATGGGTTCTGGTAAACATACATTTGTGAATGGAAATTCAAAGCTAAGTGCGAGTGGTAGTGGCGGCGGTGACGGTGAACAATTTTTTAACTTATCACGCTGCTCATTACAACCTTCAGTGCCTCTGTATGAGCTTGCAGAACGTTTTTATGCGGATGCATTTAATGGCGGTTCATGTTTACGCATACTGCAATACAATAATAGCTTTCGCATATTTGCTACAGATTTTCATTTGCAAAATGGTGGTTTAGTTTTTGCATATGCATTTAAATTACGCCCCAACGATGGTGAATTTGATTGTATATTACGTTTTTGTACCAGAAATAATGCGCGCGATTGTTATCTATTTATGGGTGATTACTATAAtacaacaaatttacaaaaaggaCGTTGTTATGTGTCACCgttaaaatcaaaatataataatttattgtCTAGTAATATGTTGGACACAGCAAAAATACCCAAAGAATTTTCACTGCCAAATAATTCGCACAATGGCTGGCGTGTACGTTATTATGTAGTGGCATTTGATGGCGCCATACAAGTGAAAGATATTGGTGTTTTATATCGGCGTAGCGCAGAGGCAATAGACACTGCCTATTTGGGTGCTGTGCATTTAAATGAATGCGATGTGAATACGCTTGATTTTCCACGAGATAGCAATATTGCATTAATACAGGTTTATGGCGAGGATTTGTTAAACTAA
- the ENGase gene encoding cytosolic endo-beta-N-acetylglucosaminidase isoform X1 produces the protein MKSCDGSEECCNQLEAEAIHSNEQLLSFELRSKDIKWQKYVTPLAPRISPVYLQRQFHILSNYREPIGNHNRREVIVCHDMMGNYLEDRHFHSSKKYDDYRFYHWPGIDYFCYFSHNYITIPPCGWLNAAHKHGVRVLGTFIAESDHAQLLHEVLQSKDMVDKIVDAMVKLCKHYCFEGWLINVECKVKLEDMDNLYYLVERLRTCVENDVEHGVVFWYDSIIDTGELSWQNEINAKNVRFFRAANGMLINYTWNDKSLEMTTEICERSQSQCQRVFFGIDVFGRGQIAKFQSKQTLARIVSHRFSTGIFAPAWTYETLQMFGYNIKQPLGDDSVNDAFLRRNEKFWCSLWEHLATHPYSTLPFYTDFCMGSGKHTFVNGNSKLSASGSGGGDGEQFFNLSRCSLQPSVPLYELAERFYADAFNGGSCLRILQYNNSFRIFATDFHLQNGGLVFAYAFKLRPNDGEFDCILRFCTRNNARDCYLFMGDYYNTTNLQKGRCYVSPLKSKYNNLLSSNMLDTAKIPKEFSLPNNSHNGWRVRYYVVAFDGAIQVKDIGVLYRRSAEAIDTAYLGAVHLNECDVNTLDFPRDSNIALIQVYGEDLLN, from the exons ATCAATTGGAAGCCGAAGCAATTCACTCCAACGAACAGCTTTTATCCTTCGAATTACGTAGTAAGGACATCAAATGGCAAAAATATGTGACACCATTAGCTCCTCGCATCTCACCTGTTTATCTACAAAGGCAATTTCATATTCTAAGCAACTATCGTGAACCAATTGGTAATCATAATAGACGTGAAGTTATAGTCTGTCACGATATGATGGGAAATTACCTTGAAGATCG ACACTTTCACTCATCAAAGAAATATGATGATTATCGTTTTTACCATTGGCCCGGTATTGACTATTTTTGTTACTTTAGTCATAATTATATTACAATACCACCGTGTGGTTGGTTAAACGCAGCACATAAGCATGGTGTACGAGTTTTGG gTACATTTATTGCCGAAAGTGACCACGCCCAACTGTTGCATGAAGTATTGCAGTCCAAAGATATGGTTGATAAGATTGTTGATGCTATGGTTAAGTTATGCAAGCATTACTGCTTCGAGGGTTGGCTAATAAATGTCGAATGCAAAGTTAAACTAGAAGATATGGATAACCTTTA CTACCTCGTCGAACGCTTGCGCACCTGCGTTGAAAATGACGTAGAACATGGTGTAGTTTTTTGGTATGACAGCATCATCGATACAGGCGAATTGAGTTGGCAAAATGAGATTAATGCTAAGAATGTACGTTTTTTTCGTGCTGCTAATGGTATGCTAATCAATTATACATGGAATGATAAAAGTCTTGAGATGACAACAGAAATTTGTGAACGTTCACAATCTCAATGTCAACGCGTTTTTTTTGGCATCGATGTTTTTGGACGTGGACAAATTGCCAAATTTCAAAGTAAACAAACATTGGCACGTATTGTGAGTCATCGCTTTTCCACAGGCATTTTTGCGCCAGCCTGGACATATGAAACATTACAAATGTTTGGTTATAATATAAAACAACCATTGGGTGATGATAGTGTGAATGATGCTTTTTTGAGACGTAATGAAAAATTTTGGTGTTCCTTATGGGAACATTTAGCTACACATCCTTACAGCACGCTGCCTTTTTATACAGACTTTTGTATGGGTTCTGGTAAACATACATTTGTGAATGGAAATTCAAAGCTAAGTGCGAGTGGTAGTGGCGGCGGTGACGGTGAACAATTTTTTAACTTATCACGCTGCTCATTACAACCTTCAGTGCCTCTGTATGAGCTTGCAGAACGTTTTTATGCGGATGCATTTAATGGCGGTTCATGTTTACGCATACTGCAATACAATAATAGCTTTCGCATATTTGCTACAGATTTTCATTTGCAAAATGGTGGTTTAGTTTTTGCATATGCATTTAAATTACGCCCCAACGATGGTGAATTTGATTGTATATTACGTTTTTGTACCAGAAATAATGCGCGCGATTGTTATCTATTTATGGGTGATTACTATAAtacaacaaatttacaaaaaggaCGTTGTTATGTGTCACCgttaaaatcaaaatataataatttattgtCTAGTAATATGTTGGACACAGCAAAAATACCCAAAGAATTTTCACTGCCAAATAATTCGCACAATGGCTGGCGTGTACGTTATTATGTAGTGGCATTTGATGGCGCCATACAAGTGAAAGATATTGGTGTTTTATATCGGCGTAGCGCAGAGGCAATAGACACTGCCTATTTGGGTGCTGTGCATTTAAATGAATGCGATGTGAATACGCTTGATTTTCCACGAGATAGCAATATTGCATTAATACAGGTTTATGGCGAGGATTTGTTAAACTAA